In Rhodococcus pseudokoreensis, the DNA window AAGTGGTGCGTGGCAAGGAACCCGTTCGTTGGGTGCGACTGGATTCGGCGCCGTTCGCGGACCGGATGGTGCGAAAGTTCGAGCTGCCCGTCACCGGGTGGCGAGGAAGGAAGCCCTAGACGTGCTGGCAGAGATCAGGATCGACAACCTCGGTGTGATCTCCGAGGCGTCGGCGCAATTCCACGAAGGTTTGACAGTGCTCACCGGCGAGACCGGCGCGGGCAAGACGATGGTCGTGACGAGCCTGCACCTGCTCAGCGGTGCGCGGGCAGACGCGGGCCGGGTGCGCCTCGGTGCGCCGCGCGCCGTCGTCGAGGGCCGGTTCATGACGGACGAGGGCTCGGAGCACGTCGAACGCGCCGTGTCCCGGCTGCTCGAATCGACCGGGGCGGAGCGGGACGAGGACGGCACAATCATCGCGGTCCGCACCGTCGGCAGCGACGGTCGGTCCCGCGCCCACCTGGGTGGTCGCAGCGTTCCGGCAGGTGTGCTGTCCGAGTTCACCGATCCGCTGCTCACCGTGCACGGGCAGAACGATCAGCTGCGGTTGCTTCGCCCGGACCAGCAGTGCGCCGCGCTCGACCGATTCGCGGACAAGGCGGTCGGGCCGCTGGTCGCGCGGTACCGCAAGCACCGCGACGAGTGGATGACCGCGCGATCCGAACTGATCGAACGGACCGGTCGTACCCGGGAACTCGCGCAGGAAGCCGACCAACTGACGTTCGCCCTCAACGAGATCGACGGCGTCGCCCCGACCCCGGGCGAGGACGAGTCGATCGTGTCGGAGGTGCGCAGGCTCAGCGAACTCGACTCGCTGCGGTCGGCGGCGGAGGAAGCACACGCTGCGCTCGCCGGCGGCGACGACATGGACGGCGACGGTGGGGCCGCGCCCGCGCTGGACCTGCTGTCCGAGGCTCGGGCTCGGATCGAATCGGCCACCGACCCCGAACTCGACGGGCTCGGACCCCGCCTCGCCGACGCGATCGCGGTGGTCACCGACGTCTCCGCCGACCTCACCACGTACCTCGCCGGGCTGCCGGCGGACCCCGGGGCGCTGGACTCCTTGCTGTCCCGGCAGGCCGAGCTGAAGAACCTCATCCGCAAGTACGCCGCCGATGTCGACGGCGTCCTGGAATGGGCCGACAACGCCCGTGCGCGGCTCGAGAAGATCGACGTCTCCTCCGATGCGCTGGCCGCCCTGACGAAGCAGGTGGAGGAGTCGGCGGCGTCGACGGCGGAGGCCGCGTCGAAACTGACCGCGGCCCGCGTCAAGGCCGCGACCAAGCTCGCCAAGGCCGTCAGCTCCGAACTCGCCGGTCTGGCAATGGGCCGGGCGGCGCTCGAGGTGACGGTCCGGCCCCGGATCGCCGGACCACAGGACACGGCCCCGCTCACGGTCGACGGCACCGAACTGCACGCGGGATCGTCCGGCGTCGACGAAGTGGAGTTCCGGCTGTCGGCGCACAGCGGCGCGCAGTCGCTGCCCATCAGCAAGAGCGCGTCCGGCGGTGAGCTGTCGCGCGTGATGCTGGCTCTCGAGGTGGTGCTCGCCGGGTCCGACTCGGGCGCGACGATGGTGTTCGACGAGGTCGACGCCGGTGTCGGCGGACGGGCCGCGGTTGAGATCGGCAGGCGGCTGGCCCGGCTGGCCCGCACGCATCAGGTCATCGTCGTCACGCACCTGCCGCAGGTCGCGGCGTTCGCGGACACCCACCTGGTGGTCGACAAGGTCGACGACGAGGACGGCGTCGTCAGCAGTGGCGTGCACACACTCACCGACGACGAACGGGTCGTGGAACTGGCCCGGATGCTCGCCGGCCTCGACGACACGGAGACCGGTCGCGCCCACGCGGAGGAGCTGCTGGCGACTGCCAACGCCGAGCGTTCCGCCTGACCCGGCCCGGCGAACTTTCGGCCGCCGTGGTAATGGTGTGACTGATGTGGTAAACGGTTCGGCGCGCCTCCACAGGTCAGTCCTGCTTCCGGTCCATCATCGAATTCATGAAGATGCCGGCACTGCTGTCACGTAACACCGAAACTTTGCCTGGGGTCAGCGGCATCGCCAGGGTGGATCGCAACACGGCCAAGTTGCTGCGCCGCGTCGGACCCGGTGACATCGTCGTACTCGACGAGCTCGACCTCGATCGCGGAACCGCGGACGCCCTGGTGAAGGCCGGCGTTCTCGCAGTGATCAACGCGTCGCCCTCGATCTCGGGGCGGTATCCCAACCTCGGCCCGGAGGTGATCGTCGCCAACGGGATCCTCCTGGTGGATTCGGCGGGCGCCGAGGTCTTCAAGAGCATCAAGGACGGCAGTAAGGTCCGGGTGAACGGGGGAGGTGTCTACTCCGGGGAACGGCGCATCGCGAAGGGCGACGAACAGACCGAGGCGGAGATCTCCGACCGGATGATCGAGGCGAAGACCGGACTGGTCGACCACCTCGAGGCGTTCTCCGGCAACACCATCGAGTTCATCCGCACCGAGAGCCCGTTGCTGATCGACGGGGTCGGGGTCCCCGACGTCGACGTCGACATGAAGGACCGGCACGTCGTCATCGTGTCCGACGGCCCGGACCACGCGTCCGACCTGAAGAACCTCAAACCGTTCATCAAGGAGTACTCACCGATCCTCATCGGCGTCGGGGCGGGCGCCGACGTGCTGAAGTCGGCGGGCTATCGCCCGGACCTCATCGTCGGCGACCCCGAAGACATCACGAGCGCGACGTTGAAGTCGGGCGCCGAGGTGGTCCTGCCCGCCGACCAGGACGGTCACGCACCCGGTCTGTCGCGCATCCAGGACCTCGGCATCGGAGCGATGACGTTCCCCGCGTCCGGGTCCCCGTCCGACCTGGCCCTGCTACTGGCCGACCACCACGGCGCGTCGCTGATCGTCACGGTCGGGAGCACCGTCTCCCTCGACGAGTTCTTCGACCGCGGCCGCCGCGACAGCAACCCGTCGGCGTTCATGACCCGCCTGAAGGTCGGGCCGAAACTGGTGGATGCGAAGGCCGTGGCGACCCTGTACCGCAGCCGGGTGTCGGGCGGCGCGATCGCGCTGCTCGTCCTCGCCGCTCTCGTTGCCGTGATCGTGGCCCTGGTCGTGTCCAACGTGGGCGGTGAGGCACTCGACTGGGCCGTCGCGACATGGAACAGCTTCGCGTTGTGGGTCCAGGGGTTCTTCAAGTGATTTCTCTGCGTCAACATGCCATTTCCATAGCGGCGATCTTTCTGGCTCTGGCAATCGGCGTGGTGATGGGCTCCGGCCTGTTGTCGAGCGGTCTCGTGTCGGGACTGCGCGACGACAAGGCCGACCTGCAGACCGACATGGAGAACGCGACCGAACGCAACAACCAACTGACCGAGCAGCTGAACTCGGCCGACGGCTTCGATTCCGCGGTGGGCGGCCGCGTGGTCGCAGGCTCGCTCGCGCAGCGCACCGTGATGGTCGTGACGACCCCCGATGCCGACCCTGCCGACCTCGACGGGGTCAACCGGATGATCGCGCAAGCCGGCGGTTCGGTGACCGGGCGGGTGTCGTTGACCGATTCGTTCGTCGACGCCACTGGCGGCGACCGGTTGCGGACGGTCGTCAACAACGTGATCCCCGCGGGCGTCACATTGAAGACCGGGGCCGTCGACCAGGGCAGCCTCGCAGGCGACCTGCTGGGCTCGGTCCTCATGCTCGGCAAGGAGACGGGTCAGCCGCAGAGTTCCGCCCAGGAGATGGCGCTCGCCCTCGAGACCCTGCGCGGCGCCGGATTCGTCAGCTACGACGACGGGGCCGTCCAGCCTGCGCAGGTCGCGGTGGTGCTGACCGGTGACCGGGACGTCGAGGACGGCGTCAGCGGCAACCGCGGTGCGGTCGTGGCCCGGTTCGCGGGCGCGCTGAACTCGCGCGGCGCCGGTGCGGTGCTCGCCGGACG includes these proteins:
- the steA gene encoding putative cytokinetic ring protein SteA; amino-acid sequence: MKMPALLSRNTETLPGVSGIARVDRNTAKLLRRVGPGDIVVLDELDLDRGTADALVKAGVLAVINASPSISGRYPNLGPEVIVANGILLVDSAGAEVFKSIKDGSKVRVNGGGVYSGERRIAKGDEQTEAEISDRMIEAKTGLVDHLEAFSGNTIEFIRTESPLLIDGVGVPDVDVDMKDRHVVIVSDGPDHASDLKNLKPFIKEYSPILIGVGAGADVLKSAGYRPDLIVGDPEDITSATLKSGAEVVLPADQDGHAPGLSRIQDLGIGAMTFPASGSPSDLALLLADHHGASLIVTVGSTVSLDEFFDRGRRDSNPSAFMTRLKVGPKLVDAKAVATLYRSRVSGGAIALLVLAALVAVIVALVVSNVGGEALDWAVATWNSFALWVQGFFK
- a CDS encoding copper transporter; this translates as MISLRQHAISIAAIFLALAIGVVMGSGLLSSGLVSGLRDDKADLQTDMENATERNNQLTEQLNSADGFDSAVGGRVVAGSLAQRTVMVVTTPDADPADLDGVNRMIAQAGGSVTGRVSLTDSFVDATGGDRLRTVVNNVIPAGVTLKTGAVDQGSLAGDLLGSVLMLGKETGQPQSSAQEMALALETLRGAGFVSYDDGAVQPAQVAVVLTGDRDVEDGVSGNRGAVVARFAGALNSRGAGAVLAGRPASAQGNGAVAVARADAALSAALTTIDNIDREAGKITVPLALQEQLNGGAGRYGTGPGTTGVTVGATPA
- the recN gene encoding DNA repair protein RecN; the encoded protein is MLAEIRIDNLGVISEASAQFHEGLTVLTGETGAGKTMVVTSLHLLSGARADAGRVRLGAPRAVVEGRFMTDEGSEHVERAVSRLLESTGAERDEDGTIIAVRTVGSDGRSRAHLGGRSVPAGVLSEFTDPLLTVHGQNDQLRLLRPDQQCAALDRFADKAVGPLVARYRKHRDEWMTARSELIERTGRTRELAQEADQLTFALNEIDGVAPTPGEDESIVSEVRRLSELDSLRSAAEEAHAALAGGDDMDGDGGAAPALDLLSEARARIESATDPELDGLGPRLADAIAVVTDVSADLTTYLAGLPADPGALDSLLSRQAELKNLIRKYAADVDGVLEWADNARARLEKIDVSSDALAALTKQVEESAASTAEAASKLTAARVKAATKLAKAVSSELAGLAMGRAALEVTVRPRIAGPQDTAPLTVDGTELHAGSSGVDEVEFRLSAHSGAQSLPISKSASGGELSRVMLALEVVLAGSDSGATMVFDEVDAGVGGRAAVEIGRRLARLARTHQVIVVTHLPQVAAFADTHLVVDKVDDEDGVVSSGVHTLTDDERVVELARMLAGLDDTETGRAHAEELLATANAERSA